The following is a genomic window from Mya arenaria isolate MELC-2E11 chromosome 4, ASM2691426v1.
TGAATTGTGATTGTCGGCCAATTTCAATTATCCGTTTTACCGGAAACCTTATTGTTAATTCGGTAGCTGTATTTAGAAATGAAGCGTCCGCTTGATCTAGATTAAAAATGGCTGCCGTTGACCGGTTTGACTACCTTCTGCGAGAGATTCTGAACACTTGTGGCGATATTCGAGATGTTTTTGCTCTTCTTGGCGTTCTATATTCAGCAAGAAAAGTTTACAATATTGTATCAAAAATATGCAGTTGTTTAAATATGCATCTGTTCTCTAAACTCTCTAGTCAATGTGACTTATCAGAGAAGTTTGGGCAATGGGCAGGTTAGTGAAATAGTCACATTCGTACATTATTATATCAACCTTTCTTTAATtgctataaatattttatggaaaaaaatctgtCCTTATTGTCCTTTTTTATgctatacattttttttctgtggTTACCATTTTTCAAATAACGTGACAGACATTAGGAACAAGTCACTTTCAGAACAAACTGAATAGTAAACCAGAACtcaaattatatacattacaaaataaacagtttgatACTGAAGGGAGTCTGAGACTCATAAAAGTCCATCAAACTCCTTGTTTAGGCAAAAGACGGTAAcaataaatgccattttaaatctattagtattattgttatttaaaaaatcacgTTAATTtcgcaacaacaaagctgtttagctaattatattaaaaaatgtttttgctatTAAGAGACATAATAGTAAGAGGATGTCAATGTTAATCGGTGAAAGCAAAAAGATTCCACAATAATTAACGGGATGTTGACTGGCccgtgactgcttgccctaattatGGGTTTTGTTGTCACACCAgcggatatttaaaaaaaaaacattgtcgtCATAAATTCACAAAATTGCGATTTTGTATCAAGTGGCGACAATGGCGATTGCCAGCTGGAAGCCTGTTActgaaattgtaaacatttggaCGAATGGAGgtgtttataacaatttaagttattaaatgaaatatataataaagttaCTATTCTGTCCTTGGTCATTCAATCTGTGCCAGGAATATGAGATCATTTTATCCCTTGTTTTTCAGTTGTAACAGGAGCCAGTGAAGGAATTGGAAATGCATATGCCAGAGAACTCGCCAAACGCAAAGtcaatattattcttattaGTAGAAGCAGGGAAAAATTAAACAAGGCTGCAAAATCCATAGGTAAATGAAACATTATGATAAAAAGTTTTGCTATTTTTCAGTTGTGACTGGAAGCAGTGAAGGCATTGGTCGGGCTTATGCTCGAGAGTTAGCTAGTCGGGGAATGAATCTCGTCCTAATCAGTAAACCTGAAAATAGACTTTATAGTGCAGCAAAACAAATAGGTACTCAATCAAAATTGTTAATTGCTGTTGTGCTTGTATCTGTACAGATATTGTGCTGcttcaaatgttaatattacaCCTATATAGTACACAAGtataattttgttatacatCATTAGTTGTCTATATTTGCCTTAATAAATCTGTGATTGTATTTTTAAGAGTTTGGAGAACTTGCAGAGTTAATTTGAATGGTCTGACTGGCTTTCATTGTGACTTTTGTCTGTAAAGCTTAAGTTTTATTCCATGACTTAATCCATATGCATCATCCATATTTCCGGGTGCCATTTTATACCTAGATTAAAAGTTATTTACCAAGTAGTAAGCATAAGTTGTTGTcaaggtatttttttaatatcccattactttatgtattttttgtttgcttgattttatatttcagtttgtGCATTTTTAGTAGAATAACAAATGACGTTTAGTAATGtatacttaaatttaagatgtgtgactttgatttttgttgtaattaaaTAGCATTGTAATAGAATGTCTTTATTAAGGTATTCAACAGTTTTGATTTATATACATAATGATATAAtgtctttgaaatattaaactaCTGAGACCTTGTATAAGCTTAACTCTTTCTTCTCAATTCAGTCTGAAATACCTACAAACTATAATGCATTCTGTATGtctaatttgtttatttatctattcaTTGTATTTGCTTGCTCTTgcataatatttgtatattctcacatgaacaaattatttaaaattaactgcATGTTTTAATCAAGGCAGTACATAAGATACCAAAGTTGTTTTCTACACCTTAGGCTCACAAATACTACTACTTCATTTGTATTTCCATGGATACTAAGAAACAGATTGATGAATgcgtttaaaatatttactgtattAGTTAGTCTAATATGATTCTGGTGTATACAAATAGTTTAAGTAGTCATGTAACTGCATGAAGGAAATGGcattttgtattcaattgaTTCAACAAATCTCTGTTTAGTATTGTAgctttattttcttcttttttcaagATTGCTCAGTGttctgttgatgtttttgtgttgCATGCAAAACATGGCAGATATATAAAGATTACATTGTTACTTGTATTGCATCAGCATCCATGTCAGCGTCTCACTTCAATTAGTTTCTGATAAACATCTTTTGAAAAACTTGGTGTAGAGTTTTCAAATGAATGCACATAGGTCATGGTCAGTAAATGACAACTGTTGATTTGGGTAAACAGTCATGGTCATAGTGATCTTAACTAGTAAAATTTTGGGCACTCCAACAGGCagcacattaaaaaaaattgatacacaaaaattaaagataaaaagttTCAGTCCAGTGACCCATCAATTAACACCTAGTATTCACATCTGACAGTCAATGACAATTGTGTTACAGAGGATGATTACCATGTGAAGACAAGTTGTGTTGCTGTAGATTTCTCCATCGGCAGGGATACATACAACTTTATTTGGGATAGCATCAAAGATAAGGATATTGGAATTTTAGGTGATTTACTGCAAAGAGGGAAAACCCCTGGcttaaatatcacaaaaatactcaagtcaaatctcaatctcaactcattttaccacataaaagcatagtaAGATTCAAAAGCTTGcgtgttttatactttttgaaaacatactaCCGGTATCTctagaatgtgttgataaaagatgttctaaatattttgaagaaaacttgtTCTtgagcaaaaatatatttgagtaatttttaattaacaatgaattatactcaatacatttttggctgtagaatatttttcccTTGTTATCTTGACAAAGAgtttaaatgaacatattaaatgatataatgcTCTTTTTGAAggtgtaaaaacatatatgatgtTAAATAACCTTTGATGTTATGTggaaaatgagttgagactgagattgatatttgactttattatcgtgaaattggggcctgtttAAAGTAAATGTAGAACATGCAATGTTAATTTAAGAATTATTCAATACTACCATCTCCTTTAAATatgatagatttttttttaatatttcattctaGTAAAtggtttttagctctactggccaaaggcattacaatggtaatgtgtacgtagtatgtgcatccgtgcggtcgtgcgttcgtgcgtctgtaaacaattgattgtgaatacgATACGGTCTTCAttggttttgattgtatctcgatgaaacttgtacagtatctagatatccattagagctcggttcctttcgaaaaccagccagatccgcccataaatgcctagattatgggccatgaaagttttaaagaaatgctttctatttttagccaggtctgcatgagcaaattctatttttagccaagtttacatgtacatttaaattcaagtctagagtttagggagacaatttgcaagtttaggattttgagagacaatttgctttttgcgtctgcagttgattttgtgaattactctgccttgttcttgttgaaagcccaaaggccattttttagcttttaagttctgtagtttgcgcattcatcttaacaaaattggttgtgaatgtttaagttatgcacctggtgtcattactggccacacccagggttcacaggtttggtaaacataaatctggaaaggtttgaaaatctttttgtgtgttcgtgcatccatctcagcacaattgattgtgaatgtttgttcaaattgatcaatgttgtcctaggatgcccttgactttgaccttttgaccaactttttttaacttttaaaactacagaaatttttactatgagtacagttttgaaagcattttttttttgtcagatgacttttacttggcacatattaaaatagttcatgcaactaatctgcttacaatactttctgggctcagatgttgaacgtgctacgttttcaggtaacccaaacacaaaacataaagtatgtctgttgccttttacccatacatacatgctctggattgatatgaccacaaaagccatgccagtagagcataggcccttttgggcctcttgtttattatCTTTGGAAAGAAAAACAAGCTGCATACTTTGTTGCTATACAGCAGATCAGTATAGGCTTAGCCTGACAAGATTATATTATAAGATTATTCATGTACCGTAATATCATGAATATTGTAACActacatatagttatatatgCAATCATGTTTCCTGTCTGTTGCAGTGAACAATGTAGGTGTGATGTATGACTACCCCCAGCAGTTTCTGGATGTCCCTGAAGAGGTGAGGTGTACATGTACTGGGCCCATGAATAAAAACAGTCTGAAAGCCAGAGGTCAGACTGGTGACTCAAAACTGAATACCTTGAGTTTATTGTAAATTAGTGTCTTTCAGAATATTGATGGCTGTATCCATTACCGCAAGTAAATGTCAACATCATGCCCACATATCTTGTAAAAAGAATGCAGAAATACcccttaaatattttgaaatgtttttgtcacAGTCTCAACTTTGAATTGAGACCGTTCGTAAACATGGTCCAGGCTTACACAGCCACTTTCACTTGGCAATTTTATACTtactcacacacacacataaagcATTACTGGAAGAGGAATGTCTGTACTTTATGTACGTTTCTATTTGTACATAGTCTTAAAAATTCTTTGCAGTATACATTTGATGGTTATGAatgatagttttatttttattaggaTTAGGTCATGCATGTTTTTAAATGCTACTTTTCTTGTACTTTTTCAGAGATTGTGGCAAATAGTGAATATAAATGTGGCAGCAGCAACAATGGTAAGATACATGAAGTAGAACCAATGCAATGCTCACAACTGTATGTtactgtttaaatacaaaatactgtatttgaaatgtattaGTTGAGTCAGGCAAAAGTGCTCTCAGAATTGAATTCATTTTAACATCTGacattcatcaaaatttatacatttcactaatatagtttttagctcgactattcgaagaatatggagaatTATATTACTCACCCAAGCTTCGGTGTCGGCGtagcgtcacaccttggttaaggttttgcatgcaagcacacataggttaatatctcagcaactgcttgaggtatgcattgagactttatacaatggtactcaaccatccaacctactcagcaactacttggggtattgcattaagacttgatacaatggtactcaaccatccaacctacttaataaaccaagttagataactctagtttgcatttaatgcaaataattgccctttattatttaacttagaaattctggttaaggttttgtgtgcaagcacacataggttaatatctcagcaactacttgaggaattgcattgagactttatacaatggtactcatccatccaacctacttaattaaccaagttagaaaacGTTAGTTcgcatttaatgaaaaaaataggcctttattattcgacttagaaattctggttaaggttttgcgtgcaagcacacataggttaatatctcagcaactactggaggtattgcattaagacttgaTACAAtcgtactcaaccatccaacctacttaattaatcaagttagataactctagtttgcatttaatgcaaataattgccctttattattcgctttgaaattttggttaaggttttgtgtgtaagcacacataggttaatatctcagcaactacttgaggtatttcATTGAGACtggatacaatggtactcaaccatccaacctacttaataaaccaagttagataactcttatttacattaaattcaaataatggccccttttttgacatagaaattctggttaaggttttgcatgtcttttaagtcaatacctcagcaaatacatcatgtattgcattgaaactttacacacaggctcccaaccatttaacctttttctttaatcaagcaagataactctatctttcatattatataatttttgcccctttattatgagacttagaatatctggttaaggtcttgcatgtttgcacacataggataatatctcagcaaatacttgatgtattgcattgagactttatacaatgttatTCAACCATCcaatgtaattgaataaccaagttagataattgTACTTtgaaataatggccctttattattagacttaaaaattctggttaaaattttgcatgtaaccacatttatgtaaatatcccagcacatcatgtattgcattgaaatcttatctaacagtgatccatgcatgtttcgccaaaacttttcaatccttacattgaaaagcggcggaatagtcgagcgcgctgtctctgtgacagctcttgttatttttacttttaaaatatctctattgaaaacaaaaaacattttatgtgatgTTTTATAACTATACTTTAGCATGTCATTCTAATGTATGTTctgatatttattatatacttttcaGATGACACATATGATTTTACCGCAAATGGTTGAAAGGTTTGTAGTTTGTTGTATTCCCCTTATAATTttacaccaaattgatatttcattctaaGGATGAATTGCAcctgtttttttctaaaaaaatgcaaagaaagaGCAACCACTCCTATTTTTCACTGAAAAAGAGAGAAAGAAATGCTGCCAGAACAATGCTTCCTTATGAAGCTATGAATATGTAAAGAATATTTTTGGAGTATTTTCTTTAACTTACACTTATAAGTAGATAAGGTTGTGGTAAGTCAATTtaagatattaattatataGAACTAAAAGCTTAGCCTTTATTTgttccttttttttttaacaaaatggaaaaaatatttttatttcacttgcTCCCTCAAATTATTTTGGCCCAAAATCCGGAAAAAGTAGAAAATAAATTGGTGTGGTCTATGATGACATTATGAATTACATACACATAAAATATACagccttatatatatatcttatatataagatatttcaaGCATAATAAATGGTAGTGTGATTTTCTTGTGACCCTTTACCTCCCTGCAGAGGGCGTGGAGCAGTGGTGATAGTCTCATCAGGAGCCTGTACACAGATTACACCCATGATGACTGTGTATGCTGGAACTAAGGTGGGTACTGGTGGTTACTTAATATTGGCTCGTGTGTCAAAGCTGTGGAATTGATAAATTCTTTGAGAATGAAAAGATAATGTGCTGAATGTGTATTTTGACACAGTTCCTTTTCCATCAAGTGAATACACTACCATATTTAATCTGTTCAAAGTAAAGGCTACTtagatttaatgaaatattttgaataatgaaatAAGCAGATGTGTCTCAAGTTGCCTTGGTGATATAACAATACACAAGAAATCCTAACATGTAGTaacttgtattgttttaaaattgcagtatttatattttgtttatttcagagttTCTTAGATTATTTTGCCCAAGGCTTGCGATATGAATATCAAGACAAAGGCATTGTGATACAATCCCTTCGTCCTTTCTATGTGAACACAAAAATGACCCGCTACAGTAAGACTTTGACCAGCCACAGTTTCTTAGTGCCAACAGCTGAGGTGTATGCTGGGCACGCTGTTGCAACTCTTGGTCACAGCGGGAGAACCGCCGGCTACTGGCCACATACATTGCAGGTATAGGACagttttactcataaattataaTCATAAACTGATCAACAGAAAATTATGGACTGTTGGGATGTGCAAAAAGGAGTCTAAAACATTAAGCCACAAGTAACTATGTAAAActctcatttttgaccccatgtaaGTTCTAATATGTGATCCATTTTGGCTAAAATAAGCAATTGTTTGATTGCCTTTCTCTGTACCCAGAATTTAAGGCATGGGTGGCAGGTTTGTCCTGATTTATTTTGACAAACGTTTACAAGTAAAACCTTCAATTTAGTTTTGTTCTCACTTCACATTTAGCTGAAATTCCTgatcttattatattttgtcccatgcacatatttcaaaatgacactGTACATGACGAAGTTACAACCTGAACATGAAACAAATGGAcagtgcaattttaatatgtctACCATACACATATTCCCAACTTCTGTTCTGACTGCATGTAGCTCCAATACTCACTCCTTAAATATTGCTTATAACaggacataaaaataaatttctgtCACATGACTGTCGCATGTATCGCTTTGtgaatcaatcaataaatccataacaaaacttaaaattacTTCAAGTTTATTACTTAACATATTTTCCTTTTTAGAAAACTGCGACAACTTCTTTACTATTTTAGAGCATATTTGTGGAGAACtgacaataaatgttataatattaacacattttttttcttttttaaggtCAGTCTTATTTCTGAAATTGTCTTGACCATTTTCATGTCTAAGTGTTTGTTTGGCGTAATGCACATCTCAACATATCAAATACTACCTTGTCTTTAGTTAAAATTCAATGGTCACCTGCCTTATTCTGTCTTCACAGATGTGGTTGTTTGAGGCGATCCCAGAGTGGCTGTGGATGTGGGGAGCCATGAGGCTGAACCAGGCCCTGCAGCGCCAGGCCCTTGACCGTCTGGACAAGAAGGATCGCATCAAGTCCTCCGACAGCATGAACACAATATCAGAGACCTTACTAAATA
Proteins encoded in this region:
- the LOC128231249 gene encoding inactive hydroxysteroid dehydrogenase-like protein 1 isoform X4, which translates into the protein MAAVDRFDYLLREILNTCGDIRDVFALLGVLYSARKVYNIVSKICSCLNMHLFSKLSSQCDLSEKFGQWAVVTGSSEGIGRAYARELASRGMNLVLISKPENRLYSAAKQIEDDYHVKTSCVAVDFSIGRDTYNFIWDSIKDKDIGILVNNVGVMYDYPQQFLDVPEERLWQIVNINVAAATMMTHMILPQMVERGRGAVVIVSSGACTQITPMMTVYAGTKSFLDYFAQGLRYEYQDKGIVIQSLRPFYVNTKMTRYSKTLTSHSFLVPTAEVYAGHAVATLGHSGRTAGYWPHTLQMWLFEAIPEWLWMWGAMRLNQALQRQALDRLDKKDRIKSSDSMNTISETLLNTSKKVS
- the LOC128231249 gene encoding inactive hydroxysteroid dehydrogenase-like protein 1 isoform X3; its protein translation is MAAVDRFDYLLREILNTCGDIRDVFALLGVLYSARKVYNIVSKICSCLNMHLFSKLSSQCDLSEKFGQWAVVTGASEGIGNAYARELAKRKVNIILISRSREKLNKAAKSIEDDYHVKTSCVAVDFSIGRDTYNFIWDSIKDKDIGILVNNVGVMYDYPQQFLDVPEERLWQIVNINVAAATMMTHMILPQMVERGRGAVVIVSSGACTQITPMMTVYAGTKSFLDYFAQGLRYEYQDKGIVIQSLRPFYVNTKMTRYSKTLTSHSFLVPTAEVYAGHAVATLGHSGRTAGYWPHTLQMWLFEAIPEWLWMWGAMRLNQALQRQALDRLDKKDRIKSSDSMNTISETLLNTSKKVS